A segment of the Asinibacterium sp. OR53 genome:
TGCCGGACTTTTAAACGCCTCAACACATGACACAAGCCACGCTTGACATTTTCCAGGTCATTGCCGATCCGAGCCGCAGGCAGATATTGAGTATGCTTACGAAGGACAGCTTGACCATCAACAGCCTGGCCGGAAATTTCGATATGAGCCGGCCGGCTGTTTCCAAACACATCAAAATATTGCATAACGCGGGCTTTATTTCCATAGAGGATGTGGGAAGGGAACGCTATTGCATGCTGAAGCAGGAGGGCTTTAATGAACTGCGTGACTGGATCAATTATTTCGACAAATTCTGGACAACCAGGCTCAAAAAACTGGAGACGGCATTGAATAACAAAACGAAATAGAGTCAGGATTAGCCATGTAGGTTCTATGTGAACATTCACTGCATGAAATCGCTAATTTTACAGGCTAAAAAACAGCGATGAGAATAGCGATCAACGGAATGGGCAGGATTGGCCGGTTATTGTTCAGAAGATTGGTAATGATGCCTGGTGTAGAGTTAGTAGCAGTGAATGACATCATGGAACTGTATCAGTTGGCTTATTTACTCAGGTACGATTCGGTATATGGTCCGGCTACCTTTGAGATCGCAGTAGAAAACAACGAACTCATCGCTGCCGGTAAAACCATTCGCTTTTTGCGTGAACCTGCCCCGGCAAAACTGCCCTGGAAAGCATTGCAGGTTGATCTTGTTTTGGAGTGTACCGGTAAATTCCTGACGAAAGCCCTCGCATCTCAACACCTGGAAGCAGGAGCAGGGAACGTCATTTTGTCCACTACGGGTGCAGAAGATATTCCGCTCAGCATTTATGGATTCAATCAGCACCAACTGAATGGAGATAAACACCTGATTTCCCCCGGAGGCTGCATGACCAATTGCTCAACGCACCTGATCTATCTTATGCAATCCATCGGCATAGAATCGGTGCACATCAATGTGCTGCATTCATATACATCCAGGCAGGAACTGGTGGATGGTCCGCATAAAGATCTTCGCAGAGGCAGGGCTGCTGCCGAATCCATCATTCCCGTACCTGTTGACCTGGGACAATCTTTAGAGCGACTCTTTGTTCTGTTGAAAGGCTGCATCTATACCATTACTACCCGCGTACCGGTAGCGAACGGTGCACTGGCCAATTTTGTGTTCCAGATGAAAGAGGCGGTTACGGCAGCACAGGTGAATGAACTGTTCAGGCAGGCTGCTAAGCGGGAATACAAAAACATCATTCAGTACACCGAAGACCCATTGGTTTCACTCGATATCAAAGGCAATAGTCATTCAGCCATTATCGACGGGTCACTGACAACTGTAACAGGCCGCACCGTGAACCTGATGGCTTTCTTCGACAATGAATATGGCTATACTTCGCGGGTGATCGATTGGGTGCGTTTTGTTGGTGCGGGTAAGTTATAAGATTAAGGATGTGCCAATTCTTCCTGGATAAACTGCAGCAACACCAGTGCATGGGTATGTTCTGTGTCCTGCGCAGCATATACCAGGGTTACTTTCTTGTGCAGGGCCAGTTCATGTACCAGTGAGGCTGCTGTAACAGAATGGTTCAGTTCTTTCAGGTAGTCTTTACTGAACTGCCTCCAGCGATCGGGATCGTGACCAAACCATTTGCGCAAGGCAGGGGAGGGAGCCAGTTCTTTGATCCAGGCATCGAGGTGTGCGGCTTCTTTGGTCATGCCGCGCGGCCAGAGCCTGTCAACCAACACCCGGTAACCGTCTTTGGCCGAAGGCTTTTCGTATACCCTTTTGATGGTGAATTGTGCAGAAGGCATTATATCAGGTTTTGCATGTTGTTGCGCTGGTGATGGGCTATTTTGATTTCAAACAGCTCAGCCATTTTACCGGCCCTCCATTTGGCTTCCGCCGCTTTTTCTCCATCGAACAATTCATCAATGGTAGCGGTAAACAATTGCATCCATCTTTCAAAATGCGCGTGTGCAATAGGTAACCTGGCATGAGGGGGAAAGGGACTCCCAAAATATTTTCTTTCATCCAGTAAAACGGTTTGCCAGAAATAGACCATTTT
Coding sequences within it:
- a CDS encoding helix-turn-helix transcriptional regulator, with the protein product MTQATLDIFQVIADPSRRQILSMLTKDSLTINSLAGNFDMSRPAVSKHIKILHNAGFISIEDVGRERYCMLKQEGFNELRDWINYFDKFWTTRLKKLETALNNKTK
- a CDS encoding type I glyceraldehyde-3-phosphate dehydrogenase, giving the protein MRIAINGMGRIGRLLFRRLVMMPGVELVAVNDIMELYQLAYLLRYDSVYGPATFEIAVENNELIAAGKTIRFLREPAPAKLPWKALQVDLVLECTGKFLTKALASQHLEAGAGNVILSTTGAEDIPLSIYGFNQHQLNGDKHLISPGGCMTNCSTHLIYLMQSIGIESVHINVLHSYTSRQELVDGPHKDLRRGRAAAESIIPVPVDLGQSLERLFVLLKGCIYTITTRVPVANGALANFVFQMKEAVTAAQVNELFRQAAKREYKNIIQYTEDPLVSLDIKGNSHSAIIDGSLTTVTGRTVNLMAFFDNEYGYTSRVIDWVRFVGAGKL
- a CDS encoding DUF488 domain-containing protein; the encoded protein is MPSAQFTIKRVYEKPSAKDGYRVLVDRLWPRGMTKEAAHLDAWIKELAPSPALRKWFGHDPDRWRQFSKDYLKELNHSVTAASLVHELALHKKVTLVYAAQDTEHTHALVLLQFIQEELAHP
- a CDS encoding group III truncated hemoglobin, whose translation is MQTRHDIHNETDISLLVHRFYDKVREDALLAPIFNERIGSHWPAHLQKMVYFWQTVLLDERKYFGSPFPPHARLPIAHAHFERWMQLFTATIDELFDGEKAAEAKWRAGKMAELFEIKIAHHQRNNMQNLI